The Blastomonas sp. SL216 DNA window GCTGGAGGCCGATGCCGCCGCGCATTACGGCACGCAATCCGCCCTGTTCATGCCGACCGGCTTTGCCGCCAATGCCGCGATCTTCGCTACCCTGCCCCAGCGCGGCGACCTGGTGGTGCACGACGCGCTGATCCACGCATCCGCGCATGACGGCATGCGGCTGGGCCGCGCCGAGACGCGCGCTGCCGGGCACAATGATCCCCAGGCGTTCGAAGATGCCATCACCGCCTGGCGCGCTTCCGGCGGCACCGGCCGCGCGTGGATCGCGGTCGAAAGCCTGTACAGCATGGACGGCGACCGCGCGCCGCTGGCTGATCTGGCCAGCGTTGCCGCGCGGCATGACGCTGTGCTGATCGTTGACGAAGCGCACGCGACCGGGGTGTTCGGCACCGAGGGACGCGGACTTGCCGAGGCGCTGGCAGGCCAGCCGAACGTCATCACGCTGCATACCTGCGGCAAGGCGCTGGGCTGTGAAGGGGCGCTGGTCTGCGGCCCGAAAACCGTCACCGATTTTCTGGTGAACCGCGCGCGGCCGTTCATCTTCTCGACCGCGCCCTCGCCGCTGATCGCGCATATGGTGCGCAAGGCATTGGCGCTGGTCGCCGCGCATGACGACTGGCGCGACGACCTGTTCGCACGGGTGGCCGAGGCGCGCAGCCTGCTCGCCCCCCGGCTGGGTGCAGAACCCTCCGACACGCAGATCCTGCCGGTCATCATCGGCGAGGATGCCCGCACGATGCGCATTGCATCGGCGCTGCAGCGCCAGGGCTTCGACATTCGCGGCATCCGCCCGCCGACGGTGCCGCAGGGCACCGCACGGCTGCGCATTTCGATTACCCGCAACGTGACAAAGGGTGATATCGGCGCGCTCTCCGAATCACTCGACAGGATCATGATCCCCGCATGAAACCCCGCTTTGTTGTGACAGGCACCGACACCGGAATCGGCAAGTCGGTGTTCAGTGCTGCGCTGACCCAGGCGCTTTCCGCCCGTTACTGGAAGCCCGTGCAGTCGGGCATCGAGGACGAAACCGATACCCAGTTCGTCGAGCGCATGGCCCCCGGCTCCACCCTGCCCGAGGCATGGCGGCTGGTGACCCCGCTTTCCCCGCACCGTTCGGCCGAGATCGACGGCGTCGAGATCGACACCGCGGCGCTCAACCCTCCGCAGGTCGATGCGCCGCTGGTGATCGAAGGCGCAGGCGGCGCGCTGGTGCCGGTGACAAGGGCAGTGCTCTATGCCGATGTGTTCGCGCGCTGGCAGATCCCGGTGATCGTCTGCGCGCGCACCGCCTTGGGCACGATCAACCACAGCCTGATGACGATCGAAGTGCTGAAGGCGCGCGGCGTGCCGATCCATGGCATCGCGTTTATCGGTGAAGCCATGCCCGACAGCGAAGAGACCATCGCGCAAATCTCCGGTATCCGCCGCCTGGGAAGGCTGGACATGCTGCCCGAGATCACGCCCGACACCCTGCGCACCGCGTTTACCGCCGGGTTCGACCTCGCCGATTTCGCGTGAGGAGCTCTCCGGTCTGGCACCCCTTTACCCAGCACGGCCTGGGCGAAGACATCCCGCTGATCGCGCGCGGGCAAGGCGCGGTGCTGCATGGCGCCGATGGCCGGGAGTGGATCGATGCGATCTCGAGCTGGTGGGTGACCACGCACGGCCATGCCCATCCGCGCATCATGGCCGCAATCCGCGAGCAGGCGGACAGGCTCGACCAGATCATCTTCGCCGGATGGACGCACGAGCCTGCCGAAACGCTGGCGCGCGGGCTGGTCGAGATCATGCCCAAGGCGCTGACCCGCGTGTTCTTCAGCGATTCGGGCTCCACCGCGGTCGAGGTCGCGCTGAAAATGGCGCTCGGCTATTTCCACAACCGCAAGCAGCCGCGCCAGGGCATCGTCGTGATGGAGCACAGCTATCATGGCGACACCATCGGCGCGATGTCGGTGGGTGCACGCGGCGTGTTCAACCGGCCCTATGCGCCCTTGCTGTTCGATGTGACGAGCATCCCCTTCCCCGCTGCCGGTGCCGAGCAGGCGACGCTCGATGCGCTGGAGGCTGCGTGCCGTGCGGGCGCGGCGGCGTTCATCGTCGAGCCTTTGGTGCTCGGCGCAGGCGGCATGCTGTTCTATCCGCCCAGCGTGCTCGCCGAGATGGCAGCCATCTGCGCTGCCCATGATGTGCTGTTCATCGCCGACGAGGTCATGACCGGCTGGGGCCGCACCGGCACGATGCTGGCCTGCGAACAGGCAGGCGTGGTGCCCGACATCCTGTGCCTGTCCAAGGGGCTGACCGGGGGATCGGTGCCGCTCGCCGTGACCATGGCGCGCGAGGAGATTTTCATGGCGCATTGGTCGCAGGACCGCGCCGACTGCTTCTTCCATTCGAGCAGCTACACCGCCAATCCGATCGCCTGTGCCGCGGCGGTCGCCAATCTCGCCATCTGGCGCGACGAACCGGTCCAGGCGCGGATCGATGGCCTGGCCGCGATGCAGGCGACCGAACTCTTAGCGATGGCGACGCATCCCAAGGTCGCCAGCACCCGCCAATGCGGCACCATCGCCGCGTTCGATCTGCACGCCGATGCCAGCGGATACCTGTCCAACTGGGCAGTGCATCTGAACGCGCACGGCAAGGCCCATGGTGTCCTGATCCGACCGCTGGGCAATACCGTCTATGTGATGCCGCCCTATTGCATCACTGCAGAGCAGCTGGCCCATGTCTATGCCGTGGTGCAGGCCGGACTGGATCGCGAAACGTAAACGGTGCGTTGCATTTATGAGCAATTGACTTGCGGCGGCGTGGAACCCAGTTTCCCGGTTCCTACCCCCCTCCCAAGGAGTTCGTCATGCGCAAGACTCTCGCTATTCTCGCTCTCGTCGCCGCCACGCCGCTGATCGGCCAGGGCATGCAGCTGCCCGGCCAGAAGGACGCTGCCCGCGTCACCGCCGGCACCTACAAGACCGACCCCGGTCACTCGCTGATCGGTTGGGAAGTCAACCATTTCGGCTTCAACGACTATTTCGGCATTTTCGGTGATGTCGCCGGCACGCTGACCATCGATCCGGCCAATCCCAATGCCGCCAAGGTCGATGTGACCATTCCGGTGGCCAAGGTGACCACCGCGAGCGCGGGCCTCACCAGCCATCTGCTGCGCGCCGGCAAGGATGGCGGCAAGCCCGACTTCTTCGGCCCCGCTCCGGCAGACGCCCGCTTCGTCTCGACCAAGGTCGTGGCCAGCGGCATGACCGCCAAGATCACCGGCAACCTGACGCTGAACGGCGTGACCAAGGAAGTGACCCTGGACGCAGAGTTCACCGGCGCGGGCGCCAACCCCTTCAACAAGAAGGAAACCATCGGCTTTGAAGCCGATACCACCATCAAGCGCAGCGATTTCGGCATCGCCTATGGCCTGCCGGTGGTGAGCGACGAGGTCGAACTCGACATCAGCGTGGCGTTCGAAAAGCAGTAAGCGGCATTTCCCCTCCCCGGCATTGTGTCGGGGAGGGTTTTGCACCGAACCGACCCCGCTCAGCCTGAGCGGACGTGGATATTCTCCGTCGCACATTTGCCGTCATCCATTTTTTTGTTGCGCATTTCCGCCCGTTCACGCAATGACGCTTCCATCATGACCGGATCGGCCCTCCTTCTTGGACTGCGACTTACACGCCCTTAGGCGTGTACCGACCGTGTGCGCCGATGCGGCGCGCCACGCCTAAGGGCTTTTTCACCTGCCAGCACCCCAAGCGCCCATCACCGGTTGCGCTGATCGCTGGCCACCCTTATCGCATCTTCAAATAATCAAAGGCGCCTTTCAGCCATGCCGATGCTCACCGATCCTTCGCAAAAATACCGACCGTTTCCGCGCGTCGACCTGCCGAACCGCACCTGGCCCGATGCGGTCATCACCGCGCCGCCACGCTGGCTTTCCACCGACATGCGCGACGGCAACCAGGCGCTGATCGATCCGATGGACGGCGCGAAGAAACAGCGGTTCTTCGACCTGCTGGTCAAGATCGGCCTCAAGGAGATCGAGGTCGGCTTTCCCTCGGCGGGCGAAACCGAATTCAACTTCATTCGCGGGCTGGTCAATGGCGGCAAGATCCCCAAGGACGTGACCGTGCAGGTGCTCACCCAGTCGCGCCGCGACCTGATCGAGCGCAGCTTCGAGAGCCTGGCCGGGGTTCACCGTGCGATCGTCCACCTGTACAACGCCGTCTCGCCCGCCTGGCGCGAGATCGTGTTCGGGCTGGACCGCGCCGGCGTGAAGGCGATCGCGGTCGAGGGCGCGAACATCCTCAAGGAACAGGCGGCAAAGTACCCCGAGACCGACTGGCATTTCGAATATTCGCCGGAAACCTTCTCCACTGCAGAGCTCGATTTCAGCCTGGAGGTGTGCGAGGCGGTGATGGAGGTGCTGCAGCCGACCCCGGACAAGCCGCTGATCCTCAATCTGCCCGCGACGGTCGAGGCTGCCGGGCCGCATATCTATGCCGACCAGATCGAATGGATGTGCCGCCATATCAGCAAGCGCGATTGCGTGGTCATCAGCCTGCATCCGCACAACGATCGCGGATCGGGCATCGCTGCGGCCGAACTCGGCCTGATGGCGGGCGCGGACCGGATCGAGGGCTGTCTGTTCGGCAATGGCGAACGCACCGGCAATGTCGATCTCGTGGCTCTGGGCCTCAATATGTACACGCAAGGCATGCACCCCGGGCTCGACTTTTCGGACATGGACGAGATCGTCAAGACGGTCGAATATTGCAACCAGCTGAAAGTGCCCGAGCGGCACCCTTATGCGGGCGAGCTTGTGTTCACCGCGTTTTCCGGCAGCCATCAGGACGCGATCAAGAAGGGCTTTGCCGCACAGGAAAAGCGCAACGACCAGATCTGGACCGTGCCTTACCTTCCGCTCGACCCGGCGGATATCGGACGCAGCTACGAAGCGGTGATCCGCGTCAATTCGCAGTCGGGCAAAGGCGGCGTTGCCTGGGTGCTCGAACAGGACCAGGGGCTCAAACTGCCCAAGCGCCTGCAGGCTGATTTCAGCAAGACCGTGCAGGCGCTGGCCGATGCCAGGAGCATGGAGCTGTCCTCGTCCGATATCTGGCAGGCCTTCCAGACGCGCTATCGGCTGGATGGCGAAGGCAAATACCGGCTGGTCGATTATGAAGAGCGCAAGGCGGGTGCCGACCGGCTGTTCGTCGGGCGCATCCTGGCAGACGGCAAGGAAATCCCGGTGAGCGGGCGCGGCAACGGCCTGATTTCGGGCGTCGTCGACGCGCTGTCCTCGGCGCTCGGCATCGCCATCGACATTGCCGATTATCGCGAGCATGCGATCGGATCGGGCTCCAAGGCGCGCGCGGCGGCCTATGTCGAATGCGCGATCGACGGCCGTTCGCCCTGCTTTGGCGTCGGCGTGGACGAGGACGTCGCCACCGCCTCGATCAAGGCCGTGCTGAGCGCGCTGGAAGAAATCTGAGGAACTTCAAATCCTCCCCCAGCTCGCCTGGGGGAGGGGGACCATCCGCAGGATGGTGGAGGGGCTTTTCCTCACCGGTAGCGCATCCCCCCTCCACCATTCGCTGCGCGAACGGTCCCCCTGCCCGAGCAAGCTCGGGGAGGATTTAAGTGGCCCCTAGCCGTTTTCTTTCAAAACTTAATCGTCTGGTTAAGAATGTCTCTGGACAGCCATAGAACGATGGCTAATGTCGCGGCCATGACCATGCCATCTCCGCTTTGCGATAGCCTGCGCCTGCCCGTCATCGGGTCGCCGCTGTTCATCATTTCCGGCCCGGAGCTCGTGATTGCCCAGTGCAAGGCGGGCATTATCGGCTCGTTCCCGGCGCTCAATGCGCGGCCGCAAAGCCAGCTCGACGAATGGCTGCACCAGATCACCGAGGAACTGGCCGAGTATAACCGCGCCAATCCCGATGCGCCCGCCGCGCCTTATGCGGTCAACCAGATCGTCCACAAGTCGAACGACCGGCTGGAAGCCGATATTGCCACCTGCGCCAAATGGCAGGTGCCGATGGTGATTACCTCGCTGGGCGCGCGCGAAGACCTGAACAAGGCGGTGCACGACTGGGGCGGCATCACCATGCACGACGTGATCGACGACCGCTTTGCACGCAAGGCGATCGAAAAGGGCGCGGACGGCCTGATCCCAGTCGCGGCCGGCGCTGGCGGCCATGCCGGCACCATCTCGCCCTTCGCGCTGATGCAGGAAATCCGCAGCTGGTTCACCGGCCCCGTCGCACTCTCGGGCTCGATTGCCTGCGGTGCCTCGATCCTGGCGGCCCAGGCCATGGGCGCGGACTTCGCCTATATCGGATCGGCCTTCATCGCGACCGCAGAAGCGCGCGCGGACGACGGCTACAAGAACGGCATCGTCGAGGGCAAGGCAGCCGATATCGTCTATTCCGACCTGTTCACCGGCGTGTCGGGCAACTATCTGCGCCAGTCGATCGTGAATGCCGGGCTCGACCCCGACAACCTGCCCAAGGGCGATTACAGCACGATGAACTTCGGCTCGGGCGGCAATACCGAAGCCAAGGCCTGGCGCGACATCTGGGGCAGCGGGCAGGGCATCGGCGCGGTCGACAAGGTGGATACCGTCGCCGACATGGTCGCACGCCTCACCCGCGAATATCAGGCCGCCAAGGCCTCACTGCTGGCGCGTTCGAATTATTGACCGAAACGCGCGTCAGTTCATCCGCCGGACAGCATCTGCGATATTAGAATAGCTCCCGTGGTGTTCATTCAGCACGGGAGCTTTTTTCATGCGGGTCGCTTGCAGTTTCACCATTCTGACGATGGTTCTTGCGTCTCCGGCCTTGGGCAAGGCCAGACCTGGTTTGCCGGACGAGCTGGTTCTTTCGGGCAGCAATATCATCGACGTCACGATCAACGGTCAGCCGCTGCGGCTGGAGGTGCGGCCCGAAGCGGCCGAAGCGCCGACGCTCAACGCCGATGTCGCAGCGAAACTTGGCCTCAAGCCCGGCATGATCGCGTTTCGCAGCATGGTCGGCCCCGAAAAGATTAACGGCAACTCGTCTGTACACCGGGTCGATTATGGCGCGGGCGAGAAGAAGCAGCGGATCTTCTGGACTGATCGGCAGAGCTCGACCATCGCCGACGGCACGATCAGCCCTGCTTCGCTCCCTTACAAGAAGGTCACCTTCCGGCTCGGCGAGGTTAGCGCCGCAGCACGCGAGATCAGCCTGCCACTCGACAATTTCGGCTTTCTCGGCCGGTTGGGGGTCGGCACCACGTTGAGCCTTGGCGACGAGAAGGTGCGGTTCCAGTTCAGCCTGGCCCGCGACGAAACCCTGGTCAGCGCGCCGACCGGGAACTGGCTGGCGCAGTATCGCGGCGGCAAGTTCTCCGGCCAGCCCCGCCAGACGCTGATCTTTTACGGCATCCAGCGCCCCACCCGCGAAATGACGCTGGCCGAGCCTATTGCGCTGGGCCAGCGCCAGTTGGTCACCGCCGATGTCCGTTACAGCGATTATGGCGATGCCAGCGGCATTGCTGCGGCTGATGCGGCGGCAGCGGATTCGGACGAAATCGTCGTCGTCGGCGACAAGAAAAAGGATGTCGACCTGCGCATCGTCGCTGGACGCGCGTTCCTTAAGGGATGCGCCAGCCTGACCTATGACATGCAGAAGCGGACGCTGGGGCTTCGCTGCTAGAGCGTCCGAGACCCTGTCACCTCATAGGCGGTGATCGTACGGTCGTGGATGCCGTGCGCGGCGCTAGCGGCGCGCCATTCGGCCATATGTGCGCTGGCGGCGTGCGCCTTGAGTGCATCCTCGTCCGCCCAGCTCTCGCTCACGCGCACCATGCCGGGTTCGACGACATCGAACGAAAAGGCGTAATGGCCGCATCCCGCTTCTGATCGGCTCAGCTCGATCATCTTGGCCATCGCGGGCTTCACCGCCTCGATCTGGTCGAGCGGGAAACGATAATATCCGGCAATGACGATCATCGGCGCGCCTTTCAGATTTCGAGCTGGCTGCCCAGTTCCACCACGCGGTTGGACGGCAGGTTGAAGAATTCCATCGGGCTCGCCGAATTGCGCAGCATCCAGGCGAAGATCTTCTCGCGCCAGACCGGCATGCCGGGCCGCTCGGCGGTCAGCAGCGTCTGGCGCGACAGGAAGAAGCTGGTCTGCAGCATCTCGAACTTGCCGCCGCACAGCTCCTTCACGTCCTTGAGCGCGGCGGGCACATCGGTCGACTGCATGAAACCATAGCGCAGCACCATGCGGTAGAAGCCATGGCCCAGATCCTCGACATGGAAGCGGTTGGCATCGGTGACATAGGGCACTTCCATGATCTGCACGGTCAGGATGACCACGCGCTCATGAATGACCTTGTTGTGCTTCATGTTGTGCAGCAGCGCGGTGGGTACGCCGGTGGTCGCCGATGCCATGAAGATCGCGGTGCCCTTGACCCGGGTCGCCGAGCCCTGCGCGGACTTGACGAACACCTCGATCGGCAGCGCGCTTTCGATCATCGTCTCGCGCATCAGCTTGCGCCCCCGCGCCCAGGTGGTGAGCAGCGTGAAGGTGAACGCACCGATGACCAGCGGGAACCAGCCGCCATCGGGAATCTTGGTCGCGTTGGCGAGGAAATAGGCGCCGTCGACCACCACGAAGGTGACGATGATCGGGATGGCCAGCCATAGCTTCCATTTCCACATCGCGATCAGCAGCACCGCCATCAGGCAGGTGTCGATCAGCATCGCACCGGTCACCGCGATGCCATAAGCTGCGGCGAGATTGGTCGAGCTCTGGAAGGTCAGCACCAGCAGGATCACCGCGACCATCAGCACCCAGTTGATCAGCGGAATGTAGATCTGGCCGCTTTCCGACGCGCTGGTGTGCTTGATCGATAGACGCGGGATATAGCCCAGCTGGATCGCCTGATGCGTGATCGAAAACGCGCCCGAGATGACCGCCTGGCTGGCGATGAACGTCGCGCAGGTCGCCAGCAGCACCAGGGGCAGGCGCAGCGCATCGGGGGCGAGCAGGAAGAACGGGTTCTTGATCGTCTCCGCTGCCACTTCAGGGCTCATGCCGATGATCATCGCACCCTGGCCGAAATAGTTGATCAGCAGTGCAGGCATGACAAACGCAAACCAGGACAGGCGAAGCGGTCCGCGCCCGAAATGGCCCATGTCCGAATAAAGCGCCTCTGCCCCGGTCACCGCGAGCACGACCGAGCCCAATGCCAGGAAGGCAAACCAGCCGTCGTTGATGAAGAAGCGCACGGCGTACCACGGGTTCAGCGCCAGCAGGATCTGCGGGTTGAACACGATCTGATAGACGCCGAGCACCGCGATGGTGGCAAAATACAGCACCATGATCGGCGCGAACAACGTCCCGATCTTCGCGGTTCCGCGCGACTGGATGAAGAACAGGAAGACCAGCAGGCCGACCGCGATCGGGACGACCAGCGGTTGCAGCCCGGGATTGACGACGGTCAACCCCTCCACCGCCGATAGCACCGAGATCGCCGGGGTGATCATGCTGTCGCCATAGAATAGCGCGGTGGCGAACACCCCCAGCAGGATCAGCAGCCAGCCATAGCTGGTCTTGCCGATGCTGCGCGAGATCAGCGCGACGAGTGCAAGACTGCCGCCCTGCCCCTTGTTGTCGGCGCGCATCAGGATGCTGACATATTGCACGCCGACGACCAGGGTCATCGACCAGAAGATCAGGCTGACGACGCCGAAAATATGTTCACGATCCGGCGTGAGCGGATGATGGCCGGCAAAGGTCTCGCGAAAGGCGTAGAGCGGGCTGGTACCGATATCGCCGAACACGATGCCGATCGCCCCGAACGCCAGCAAGGCGACCGAACTGCTCTGCGCATGGGCATGGCCAGCCTGCTCTGCGGTCTGACCTCCGGCAACCGAACCGGCGGTTGGCTGCGCTGCGGGCGCGTCTGATGGTGAATCGCTGATCATCGGGCAATATGCGAGGGCTGCGGACCTTGCGATCAAACAGCGCTCATCGTCCCCTTTCGCCTATCGCCACTCCGGCAACGGCATGGCGATTAGCATGGCACATGATGCGGTGCAATATAATCGCAATAGAGCGATTATGGTTTGTTTTCAGGAGCTTGCGCTGCTGGAGGCGCGGGCGGGACTGATCCGGGCATGCCCGGCGCGGGCGCACCGCTCTGCTGGGCGATCAACGCGTCGATCCGCGCGAGTCGTGCGGTCAGGTCCTCGCGCCATTCCGCGTCGGGCGGAGAGCGCTCAAGCAGCTCTGCCCAGATGGCCCGCGCCTGCTGCAACTGGCCCGATGTCGCGAGCGCAAGGCCCAGGAAGAACGGCGGTGCGGGGTGATCGGGCGAGAGGGTCGCGGCCTTCTGATAGGCATATTGCGAGGCCGGGGTCAGCAGGCCATTGCTGTGGCCGACCAGCGCATTGCCCAGCGCCACCCACAGGTCGGCATCTTCGGGAAAGGTCTCCAGCCCCTTGCTGAGCGCGGTGGCGGCGGTAGCGAACTTGCCCTGACGGCTCTGCGCATCGGCCAGCACCAGCCAGGCGCGGGCATCGCCGAAATTGCCGCCCATCTCGTCGCGCTGCTTGGCAAGGTCCTCGTCGAACATGCCGAGCTTCTCGACCGGCTCCTTGGGCGATCCGGCGAGCGAAGGCTGGCCCTGCCAGGCATAGCCGGCGATGCCGACGAACAGTGCAGCCCCGGCCAGTTCCCAGGCCTTGCGCGGCATCCTGCCCAGCCAGATCAGCCCGGCCATGATCAGCACGGCGAGCAGTCCCACGACGATCCAGGCCATCAGCTCTTCTTTCCTTGCGCCTTGGCGCGGGTAAATCGCTTGCGGACAATCACCGCGGCGAGCAGCAGCAGCACGACCGGCGCGGCGAACAGCGGCCAGGTCATGGCCGTCACCTGCGGCTGATAGGACACCCAGTCGCCATAGCGTTCGATCAGCCATGCACGAATGGCCTCGGGATCCTCGCCGGCAGCGATCCGCTGGCGCACCTGGTTGCGCATGTCGCCCGCCATCGGCGCGTCGGAATCCGCGATCGACTGGCTCTGGCAGGTCAGGCAGCGCAGCGTCATCATCAGGTCCTGCGCGGCCTTTTCCTTGGCCGGGTCGTCCAGCTGCTTATAGGCATAAGGCGCGGGCGGCAGCGAATCCTGCGCCGCCACCGGCCCGGCCAGCGCGAGCGCAAGCATGAGGATCAGGGCGCGGATCACTGCGCTTCCTTCAGCTTCTGCAGGATCATCGGCACCTGATCCGCCCGGATTTCACCGATATGCTGATAGGTGATGATGCCCTTGCCGTTGATGACGAAGGTCTCAGGCACGCCGGACGATCCCAGATCGAACTGGATCTTGCTGACATCATCGCGCCCGATCCGCGCATAGGGATTGCCGTTGCGGGCGAGGAACGCCTGCACATCGGGGGTACGATCGCGAATGGCGACGCCGTTGATCTCGACACCCGAATTGGCGAGCTGCTGCAGGATCGGCGCTTCGGCGATGCACGGCACGCACCAGCTGGCAAAGACATTGAGCAGCTTGGGCTTGCCATCGGCGAAATTGGCCTTGGCCAGCGCCGGGCGATCCGGCACCGCCTGAGGCAGGTCGAAATCGGGCAGCGGCTTGCCGATCATCTGCGACGCGATGGTGCGATCGCCGGGCGAAAGCAGCCCCGACGCAAAGACAGCAAACAGCAGGCCGAACAGGGCCAGCGGCAGCCAGATGGCCCAGTGTTTCATGACTTTACGCGTTTCATGCGAGCGCTTCCTGGCCTCCGGCAGCGGGCTTGGGCGCAGCCGGTTCGGACACCGGCTCCAGCTCGGGCTCGCCCTTGCGGCGCAGGTCGCGCGCGGTACGGCCGACCAGCGACAGCACGCCGCCCAGGCCGACGAGCAGGCCGCCATACCAGATCAATGGCACGAAGGGCTTCCACCAGAGGCGCAGCTGCCAGCGGCCATCGTCACCCTCTTCGCCCAGCACGGCATAAAGCTGGCCGTTCCAGCGGGTCAGCAAGGCTGCCTCGCTGGTCGCGGTCGGTGGCGATGCGAACATGCGCGCCTGGGGGTTGAGCACAGTCTGGACGTTGCTGTCGCCATAGCGCGCCACCAGCCGCGCCTCGAGCGCGGTCCAGTTGGCACCGGCAATGGGTTTCACGCCCTGCAGCTCGATGGTCCAGGGGCCGACGGTGTGGCTCTGCCCGATCTCGCTCGCCACCAGCCTTTCGGTGTTAAACGCGCTTTCCGAGGCCATTCCGGCGAGCGCGACGGCAATGCCGAAATGCGCGATCACCAT harbors:
- a CDS encoding 8-amino-7-oxononanoate synthase, translated to MRALAPRVGKDFASNDYLGLAGSTLLHDALREGMALGLPAGSGGSRLLRGNHAAHEALEADAAAHYGTQSALFMPTGFAANAAIFATLPQRGDLVVHDALIHASAHDGMRLGRAETRAAGHNDPQAFEDAITAWRASGGTGRAWIAVESLYSMDGDRAPLADLASVAARHDAVLIVDEAHATGVFGTEGRGLAEALAGQPNVITLHTCGKALGCEGALVCGPKTVTDFLVNRARPFIFSTAPSPLIAHMVRKALALVAAHDDWRDDLFARVAEARSLLAPRLGAEPSDTQILPVIIGEDARTMRIASALQRQGFDIRGIRPPTVPQGTARLRISITRNVTKGDIGALSESLDRIMIPA
- the bioD gene encoding dethiobiotin synthase; protein product: MKPRFVVTGTDTGIGKSVFSAALTQALSARYWKPVQSGIEDETDTQFVERMAPGSTLPEAWRLVTPLSPHRSAEIDGVEIDTAALNPPQVDAPLVIEGAGGALVPVTRAVLYADVFARWQIPVIVCARTALGTINHSLMTIEVLKARGVPIHGIAFIGEAMPDSEETIAQISGIRRLGRLDMLPEITPDTLRTAFTAGFDLADFA
- a CDS encoding adenosylmethionine--8-amino-7-oxononanoate transaminase, whose translation is MRSSPVWHPFTQHGLGEDIPLIARGQGAVLHGADGREWIDAISSWWVTTHGHAHPRIMAAIREQADRLDQIIFAGWTHEPAETLARGLVEIMPKALTRVFFSDSGSTAVEVALKMALGYFHNRKQPRQGIVVMEHSYHGDTIGAMSVGARGVFNRPYAPLLFDVTSIPFPAAGAEQATLDALEAACRAGAAAFIVEPLVLGAGGMLFYPPSVLAEMAAICAAHDVLFIADEVMTGWGRTGTMLACEQAGVVPDILCLSKGLTGGSVPLAVTMAREEIFMAHWSQDRADCFFHSSSYTANPIACAAAVANLAIWRDEPVQARIDGLAAMQATELLAMATHPKVASTRQCGTIAAFDLHADASGYLSNWAVHLNAHGKAHGVLIRPLGNTVYVMPPYCITAEQLAHVYAVVQAGLDRET
- a CDS encoding YceI family protein, with amino-acid sequence MRKTLAILALVAATPLIGQGMQLPGQKDAARVTAGTYKTDPGHSLIGWEVNHFGFNDYFGIFGDVAGTLTIDPANPNAAKVDVTIPVAKVTTASAGLTSHLLRAGKDGGKPDFFGPAPADARFVSTKVVASGMTAKITGNLTLNGVTKEVTLDAEFTGAGANPFNKKETIGFEADTTIKRSDFGIAYGLPVVSDEVELDISVAFEKQ
- the leuA gene encoding 2-isopropylmalate synthase, giving the protein MPMLTDPSQKYRPFPRVDLPNRTWPDAVITAPPRWLSTDMRDGNQALIDPMDGAKKQRFFDLLVKIGLKEIEVGFPSAGETEFNFIRGLVNGGKIPKDVTVQVLTQSRRDLIERSFESLAGVHRAIVHLYNAVSPAWREIVFGLDRAGVKAIAVEGANILKEQAAKYPETDWHFEYSPETFSTAELDFSLEVCEAVMEVLQPTPDKPLILNLPATVEAAGPHIYADQIEWMCRHISKRDCVVISLHPHNDRGSGIAAAELGLMAGADRIEGCLFGNGERTGNVDLVALGLNMYTQGMHPGLDFSDMDEIVKTVEYCNQLKVPERHPYAGELVFTAFSGSHQDAIKKGFAAQEKRNDQIWTVPYLPLDPADIGRSYEAVIRVNSQSGKGGVAWVLEQDQGLKLPKRLQADFSKTVQALADARSMELSSSDIWQAFQTRYRLDGEGKYRLVDYEERKAGADRLFVGRILADGKEIPVSGRGNGLISGVVDALSSALGIAIDIADYREHAIGSGSKARAAAYVECAIDGRSPCFGVGVDEDVATASIKAVLSALEEI
- a CDS encoding nitronate monooxygenase family protein, with the protein product MTMPSPLCDSLRLPVIGSPLFIISGPELVIAQCKAGIIGSFPALNARPQSQLDEWLHQITEELAEYNRANPDAPAAPYAVNQIVHKSNDRLEADIATCAKWQVPMVITSLGAREDLNKAVHDWGGITMHDVIDDRFARKAIEKGADGLIPVAAGAGGHAGTISPFALMQEIRSWFTGPVALSGSIACGASILAAQAMGADFAYIGSAFIATAEARADDGYKNGIVEGKAADIVYSDLFTGVSGNYLRQSIVNAGLDPDNLPKGDYSTMNFGSGGNTEAKAWRDIWGSGQGIGAVDKVDTVADMVARLTREYQAAKASLLARSNY
- a CDS encoding putative quinol monooxygenase — translated: MIVIAGYYRFPLDQIEAVKPAMAKMIELSRSEAGCGHYAFSFDVVEPGMVRVSESWADEDALKAHAASAHMAEWRAASAAHGIHDRTITAYEVTGSRTL
- a CDS encoding potassium transporter Kup, which codes for MISDSPSDAPAAQPTAGSVAGGQTAEQAGHAHAQSSSVALLAFGAIGIVFGDIGTSPLYAFRETFAGHHPLTPDREHIFGVVSLIFWSMTLVVGVQYVSILMRADNKGQGGSLALVALISRSIGKTSYGWLLILLGVFATALFYGDSMITPAISVLSAVEGLTVVNPGLQPLVVPIAVGLLVFLFFIQSRGTAKIGTLFAPIMVLYFATIAVLGVYQIVFNPQILLALNPWYAVRFFINDGWFAFLALGSVVLAVTGAEALYSDMGHFGRGPLRLSWFAFVMPALLINYFGQGAMIIGMSPEVAAETIKNPFFLLAPDALRLPLVLLATCATFIASQAVISGAFSITHQAIQLGYIPRLSIKHTSASESGQIYIPLINWVLMVAVILLVLTFQSSTNLAAAYGIAVTGAMLIDTCLMAVLLIAMWKWKLWLAIPIIVTFVVVDGAYFLANATKIPDGGWFPLVIGAFTFTLLTTWARGRKLMRETMIESALPIEVFVKSAQGSATRVKGTAIFMASATTGVPTALLHNMKHNKVIHERVVILTVQIMEVPYVTDANRFHVEDLGHGFYRMVLRYGFMQSTDVPAALKDVKELCGGKFEMLQTSFFLSRQTLLTAERPGMPVWREKIFAWMLRNSASPMEFFNLPSNRVVELGSQLEI
- a CDS encoding tetratricopeptide repeat protein; protein product: MAWIVVGLLAVLIMAGLIWLGRMPRKAWELAGAALFVGIAGYAWQGQPSLAGSPKEPVEKLGMFDEDLAKQRDEMGGNFGDARAWLVLADAQSRQGKFATAATALSKGLETFPEDADLWVALGNALVGHSNGLLTPASQYAYQKAATLSPDHPAPPFFLGLALATSGQLQQARAIWAELLERSPPDAEWREDLTARLARIDALIAQQSGAPAPGMPGSVPPAPPAAQAPENKP